Proteins from a genomic interval of Ktedonobacteraceae bacterium:
- a CDS encoding AMP-binding protein gives MVVSRTPNMTDYEAERRSFHLDVPEYFNFAIDVIGKWADDPNKLAMLWIGQNGEERHITFAQFAERSNRVANAFSSLGIKKDDRVLVMLPRVPEWWESVLGLMKLGAIPIPCTTLLTPKDIQFRSEIAEAAAIITDEEGAAKFDQVRSECPTIKVAILVAPNAGVAGREGWTSYHQVVEEAFPEFTGPKTRSDDPCLVYFTSGTVGYPKMVLHTHASYPIGHTITGKYWLDLHEDDLHWNLSEMGWANYQN, from the coding sequence ATGGTCGTATCTAGAACACCGAATATGACGGATTATGAGGCCGAACGTCGTAGTTTCCATCTTGATGTGCCCGAATATTTTAACTTTGCCATTGATGTGATCGGCAAATGGGCCGACGACCCCAACAAACTCGCCATGCTGTGGATTGGACAAAACGGTGAAGAGCGGCACATCACCTTCGCCCAGTTTGCCGAACGCTCCAACCGCGTCGCCAATGCCTTCAGCAGCCTCGGCATCAAGAAAGATGACCGTGTGCTGGTGATGCTACCGCGCGTCCCAGAATGGTGGGAGAGTGTGTTGGGATTGATGAAGCTGGGCGCGATTCCCATTCCCTGCACCACCCTACTGACGCCGAAAGATATCCAGTTCCGCTCCGAGATTGCCGAGGCCGCTGCGATCATCACCGATGAGGAGGGCGCTGCCAAGTTCGACCAGGTGCGCAGCGAATGTCCCACGATCAAAGTAGCGATTCTGGTCGCGCCAAATGCGGGCGTTGCTGGACGCGAAGGCTGGACGAGCTACCACCAGGTTGTTGAGGAGGCCTTCCCGGAATTCACGGGGCCGAAGACGCGCAGCGATGACCCCTGCCTGGTCTACTTCACCTCTGGTACGGTGGGTTATCCTAAGATGGTGCTGCACACGCACGCCAGCTATCCTATTGGGCATACCATCACCGGCAAATATTGGCTTGATCTGCATGAAGATGACCTGCACTGGAACCTCTCGGAAATGGGATGGGCAAACTACCAGAATTGA